A window of Conger conger chromosome 13, fConCon1.1, whole genome shotgun sequence contains these coding sequences:
- the LOC133108532 gene encoding retinol-binding protein 2-like, whose protein sequence is MPADYNGRWEMESNENFEEYMKTLDIDFATRKIGLHLTQTKVFVQNGDKFETNTLSTFRNYEVNFTVGEEFEEKTKGLDNRVVKTLVVWDGDKLVCTQKGEKANRGWKHWIEGDKLHLDLTCGDVVCHQVFKKKQ, encoded by the exons ATGCCTGCTGACTACAATGGAAGATGGGAGATGGAAAGCAACGAGAATTTTGAGGAGTACATGAAGACTCTGG ACATTGATTTTGCCACCCGTAAAATCGGCCTCCATCTGACGCAGACAAAGGTGTTTGTTCAGAACGGGGACAAGTTTGAGACGAATACCTTGAGCACGTTCAGGAACTACGAGGTGAACTTCACAGTAGGGGAGGAGTTTGAGGAGAAGACCAAGGGTTTGGACAACAGGGTGGTAAAG ACCCTGGTGGTCTGGGACGgtgacaagctggtgtgcacCCAGAAAGGTGAGAAAGCCAACCGTGGATGGAAGCACTGGATTGAGGGAGACAAACTTCACTTG GACCTGACGTGCGGAGATGTAGTATGTCATCAGGTGTTCAAGAAGAAACAGTGA